One Patescibacteria group bacterium genomic region harbors:
- the infB gene encoding translation initiation factor IF-2: protein MAAASSFIYIYMEENISQFERPEVVIPAVIKVTELAHLLDKPVTEVIHYLLKNGLLVTLNDNIDFDTASIVADDFGFQAKSGGEDTATADATEEAAGELVPRAPVVTIMGHVDHGKTSLLDYIRKTKVAEKESGGITQHMGSYQVECRGKKITFLDTPGHEAFGSIRAQGTKVTDIVILVVAADEGVKPQTIEAIDLTKAANVPVVVAVTKIDRPGANIEKVKQELAQQNILTEEWGGKIPLVSVSAKTGEGVDQLLELVCLTADLAELKAPVTGLAKGIIIEAQQDIKVGQSATVIVKSGILKIADAFVAGSVYGKVRAMYDHAGKRIERAIPSMPVRVIGFMDPPQVGEMLVVTTDEKTARQLAASRKVAAGRKLTGGKADFGALVEQMKSRQGGNLNVVLKADVQGSLQAITGALANLKTNRGGAINIINEGIGNISESDVLTAQGGDAFVVGFKVGTLPGAAKMAKKENTNILSYDIIYNLTDDLSKLLVEAGGWERIETIEATGKVLKVFMSTAKSKIIGVKVTKGEAKKDYLFRVYREEEKIGEGAIKKIQSVAEEVASAASGDFGFMVDINFKIKEGDRVDFVRVENVQSQLIK from the coding sequence ATGGCTGCAGCAAGCAGCTTTATTTATATTTATATGGAAGAAAATATTTCTCAATTTGAACGGCCTGAGGTAGTTATCCCGGCGGTAATCAAAGTCACTGAGCTGGCGCATCTATTAGATAAGCCGGTTACGGAAGTTATCCATTATCTTCTTAAAAATGGATTGTTAGTTACGCTAAATGACAATATCGATTTTGATACTGCCTCTATTGTGGCGGATGATTTCGGCTTCCAGGCTAAATCAGGCGGGGAGGATACCGCTACTGCCGATGCAACTGAGGAAGCAGCGGGAGAATTAGTCCCCCGAGCGCCAGTAGTAACAATTATGGGCCATGTTGATCATGGTAAAACTTCACTCCTAGATTACATCCGCAAAACCAAAGTGGCTGAGAAAGAGTCGGGTGGCATCACTCAACATATGGGGTCTTATCAGGTAGAATGTCGCGGCAAAAAGATAACTTTTCTCGATACGCCTGGGCATGAGGCATTTGGTTCCATTCGAGCGCAAGGAACTAAAGTAACGGACATTGTTATTTTAGTAGTCGCTGCTGACGAAGGTGTAAAACCGCAAACTATCGAAGCGATTGATTTGACTAAAGCCGCCAATGTTCCGGTAGTCGTGGCAGTAACTAAAATTGATCGCCCAGGAGCCAATATTGAAAAAGTAAAACAAGAACTGGCTCAGCAAAATATTTTAACCGAAGAATGGGGAGGTAAAATTCCTCTGGTCAGCGTTTCTGCTAAAACCGGCGAGGGTGTCGATCAGCTTTTAGAGTTAGTTTGTCTGACCGCTGATTTAGCTGAACTGAAAGCGCCTGTAACCGGTTTAGCTAAAGGAATAATTATCGAGGCGCAGCAAGATATTAAAGTCGGTCAATCCGCCACCGTGATTGTCAAATCAGGTATTTTAAAGATAGCTGATGCCTTTGTAGCGGGATCTGTCTATGGCAAAGTTCGGGCGATGTATGATCATGCCGGCAAGAGAATTGAGCGAGCTATCCCTTCTATGCCAGTGCGAGTGATTGGATTTATGGACCCTCCTCAGGTCGGCGAGATGTTGGTTGTGACAACTGACGAAAAAACTGCTCGTCAACTGGCGGCTAGCCGCAAAGTAGCGGCGGGGCGTAAACTCACTGGCGGTAAAGCCGATTTCGGAGCGTTAGTAGAACAGATGAAATCACGCCAAGGCGGCAATTTAAACGTGGTCTTGAAAGCCGATGTGCAAGGGTCGCTACAAGCAATTACAGGAGCACTGGCTAATCTCAAAACCAATCGAGGCGGCGCAATCAATATTATCAACGAAGGGATAGGAAATATCAGCGAATCAGATGTGCTGACAGCGCAAGGGGGAGACGCTTTTGTCGTCGGATTTAAAGTCGGAACTTTGCCGGGTGCAGCTAAAATGGCCAAAAAAGAAAACACGAATATATTGTCCTATGATATTATTTACAATTTAACCGATGATTTAAGTAAATTATTAGTAGAAGCCGGAGGATGGGAGCGGATAGAAACCATTGAAGCTACCGGCAAAGTTTTGAAAGTGTTTATGAGTACGGCTAAAAGCAAAATCATCGGAGTTAAGGTGACTAAAGGCGAAGCTAAAAAAGATTATCTTTTCCGAGTTTATCGCGAGGAAGAGAAAATAGGGGAAGGAGCGATAAAAAAAATCCAATCAGTAGCCGAAGAAGTGGCTAGTGCTGCCAGCGGTGATTTTGGTTTCATGGTTGATATTAACTTTAAGATCAAAGAAGGCGACCGGGTAGATTTTGTGCGCGTAGAAAACGTTCAATCTCAACTAATCAAATGA
- a CDS encoding ribosome-binding factor A — MSHRLEQVQQQIHRLISEFLLKEGNFGIGIISINDILVSRDLSTVKIWVSFIAEKDQEQAFNQLLRHANQVQTFLYRNFPVKKVPKVVWQLDTKPDAAYRIEKLLDDIRPTTGTNPGSEESDANS; from the coding sequence ATGAGCCATCGCCTCGAGCAAGTTCAACAGCAAATCCATCGGCTTATTTCCGAGTTCTTGTTAAAAGAAGGTAATTTTGGCATTGGCATTATCTCTATAAATGATATATTGGTAAGTCGGGATTTGAGTACGGTGAAGATTTGGGTGAGTTTTATCGCCGAGAAGGATCAGGAGCAAGCCTTTAATCAACTATTGCGCCATGCTAATCAGGTTCAAACCTTCTTGTATCGAAATTTCCCAGTGAAAAAAGTACCTAAAGTTGTTTGGCAATTAGATACCAAACCTGACGCAGCCTATCGCATAGAAAAACTTTTAGATGATATCCGCCCAACTACAGGAACGAATCCGGGATCTGAAGAATCTGACGCAAACAGCTAA
- a CDS encoding bifunctional oligoribonuclease/PAP phosphatase NrnA has product MISAQLQERIRDLKNLTQTAKKILIVSHSKPDGDAVGASLAMKLALQAGGQSVEVAFLDAPPERLSFLPHFFSIKGEFSPQDFDLVFLIDCGDWSRTGFFADTELNIDWPPNLAVIDHHKIQKLTPGVHIVDATASSASELVFYILTAWGREITKDIATCLLVGISTDTGSFQHTNTSRAVLQVAGELMEKGASLGKITRYVYADKSIARLKLWGRVLQKMRRNRRWNVLIAMITAADLEECQATDADLEGVVDLMRTVPHVKAVLLGSERGAEFKFNLRTEALDVDVSRLAALFGGGGHVKASGFSMPTSDVVISVAPSVIPAQAGIQTEK; this is encoded by the coding sequence ATGATATCCGCCCAACTACAGGAACGAATCCGGGATCTGAAGAATCTGACGCAAACAGCTAAAAAGATTCTAATAGTTTCTCATAGTAAACCGGATGGCGATGCTGTCGGTGCCAGTTTAGCGATGAAATTAGCTCTGCAAGCCGGAGGACAGAGCGTGGAGGTAGCTTTTTTGGATGCTCCTCCCGAGCGGCTATCATTCCTGCCGCATTTTTTCAGTATTAAGGGTGAATTTTCTCCTCAAGATTTTGATCTAGTTTTTTTAATTGATTGTGGCGACTGGTCGCGCACGGGTTTTTTTGCTGATACGGAATTGAATATCGATTGGCCGCCAAACTTGGCCGTGATCGATCATCATAAGATTCAAAAACTTACTCCCGGAGTGCATATTGTCGATGCCACCGCTTCTTCCGCTTCCGAATTAGTATTTTATATTTTGACTGCTTGGGGAAGAGAAATCACCAAAGATATCGCCACCTGCTTGTTGGTGGGGATTTCTACTGATACAGGGAGTTTTCAGCACACTAATACTAGCCGAGCAGTGTTACAGGTAGCCGGGGAGTTAATGGAGAAGGGAGCCAGTTTAGGTAAAATTACCCGCTATGTTTATGCCGATAAAAGCATTGCCCGATTGAAGTTGTGGGGACGAGTACTCCAAAAAATGCGGCGGAACCGGCGCTGGAATGTGCTTATTGCTATGATCACAGCGGCTGACTTGGAAGAGTGCCAAGCGACCGACGCGGATTTGGAAGGGGTGGTCGATCTGATGCGGACAGTTCCGCATGTTAAAGCGGTACTGTTAGGATCCGAACGCGGCGCTGAATTCAAATTTAATTTGCGCACCGAGGCGTTAGATGTGGATGTGAGCCGGTTAGCGGCCTTGTTTGGCGGAGGCGGCCATGTTAAAGCCTCCGGCTTTTCTATGCCGACATCAGATGTTGTTATTTCTGTTGCCCCTTCCGTCATTCCCGCGCAGGCGGGAATCCAGACAGAAAAATAA
- the rnc gene encoding ribonuclease III — protein MEALQQLQEKLGIKFTDSKLLEQAFIHRSYLNEHSFPLGHNERLEFLGDAVLELIVSNYLYKTFPEKPEGELTAIRAALVRRETLKEVADELEFHKYLKLSRGEAKSVINQAAILSNTVESVIGAIYLDQGITWAEKFIQQYLIPKTHPIVAAQSYVDAKSHLQELAQEKDSFTPTYQVVNESGPDHNKIFEVAVLIGKKEWGRGTGNSKQTAEMAAAADALTKYSA, from the coding sequence ATGGAAGCCTTACAACAATTACAAGAAAAATTAGGTATCAAGTTTACTGATTCCAAGTTATTGGAACAGGCTTTTATCCATCGCTCATACTTAAATGAACATTCGTTTCCTTTAGGCCACAACGAACGTTTAGAATTTTTAGGCGATGCTGTACTTGAGCTTATCGTTTCAAATTATCTCTATAAAACTTTCCCTGAAAAACCTGAAGGCGAACTTACTGCCATCAGGGCCGCTTTGGTCCGCCGGGAAACTCTCAAAGAAGTAGCCGATGAACTGGAATTTCATAAATATCTAAAACTGAGCCGGGGCGAAGCAAAAAGCGTAATTAACCAAGCGGCAATTCTTTCCAACACGGTGGAGTCGGTTATCGGGGCTATTTATCTCGACCAGGGTATTACTTGGGCAGAAAAATTTATTCAACAATATTTGATTCCCAAAACTCACCCGATTGTAGCAGCCCAGAGTTATGTAGATGCCAAAAGCCACCTGCAAGAACTCGCTCAAGAAAAAGACAGTTTTACGCCAACTTATCAAGTAGTGAATGAAAGCGGACCCGATCACAATAAAATTTTTGAAGTCGCGGTGCTGATCGGCAAGAAAGAATGGGGCCGGGGCACCGGCAACTCCAAACAAACCGCCGAAATGGCCGCCGCTGCCGACGCGCTCACAAAATATTCTGCATAA
- the nusB gene encoding transcription antitermination factor NusB, giving the protein MASNRHFARIITMQSLYEFLQRGGDLADIVKRNMANHEFDENNTKFILKIAVGVQKHLPEIDEIITISAPEWPLPQIAQVDLSILRLAIFELLFDDEVPPKAVINEAVELGKAFGGENTSKFVNGVLGTVYRNSAKYQEEEAKAAARLAEQKNTEQSPPAGGGVGGGGSIN; this is encoded by the coding sequence ATGGCATCTAACCGACATTTTGCCCGCATCATTACGATGCAAAGTTTGTACGAATTCCTCCAGCGCGGAGGCGATTTGGCGGACATAGTAAAACGAAATATGGCTAATCATGAATTTGACGAAAACAACACTAAATTCATTTTAAAAATCGCCGTTGGCGTCCAAAAACATTTGCCAGAAATTGATGAGATCATTACTATTTCTGCTCCGGAATGGCCCCTACCGCAAATTGCGCAGGTCGATCTGTCTATTCTGCGCCTAGCTATTTTTGAATTATTATTTGATGATGAAGTACCCCCGAAAGCAGTGATTAATGAAGCAGTTGAACTGGGTAAAGCTTTCGGCGGAGAAAATACTAGTAAATTTGTGAATGGAGTTTTAGGCACGGTTTATCGGAATTCGGCTAAATATCAGGAAGAAGAAGCCAAAGCCGCCGCCCGCTTAGCAGAACAGAAAAATACAGAGCAATCCCCTCCTGCCGGAGGAGGGGTTGGGGGAGGAGGGAGTATTAATTAA
- the rpmF gene encoding 50S ribosomal protein L32 → MAAQPKKKISHVRGKTRRAHIGVKFSNLPLCPSCRHPKPGHIVCPECGYYGKKKILNTKTDKRIAKQLRETKKAEAAKTKLQAKKDSQPAKTTKNKVKAKGKSTRTTDEVKASKVKNK, encoded by the coding sequence ATGGCTGCTCAACCAAAAAAGAAAATCAGTCATGTGAGAGGCAAAACCCGCCGGGCCCATATCGGTGTTAAATTTAGCAATCTACCGCTCTGTCCTAGTTGCCGGCACCCTAAACCCGGTCATATCGTCTGCCCTGAGTGCGGTTATTATGGTAAGAAAAAGATCCTTAATACCAAAACCGACAAAAGAATAGCCAAACAATTGCGCGAAACTAAAAAAGCGGAAGCGGCTAAAACTAAACTCCAAGCCAAAAAGGATTCTCAACCCGCCAAAACAACTAAAAATAAGGTGAAAGCAAAAGGTAAAAGCACCCGGACAACCGATGAGGTCAAAGCCTCTAAAGTCAAAAATAAGTAA
- a CDS encoding DUF177 domain-containing protein codes for MKIEVKNLLNQPEGSTENYPLEITALPIDEAKAQITGQAVLTHLDEFILAQIKGDAHIIQPCSRCLKEVILTIPLNFSREFKTEIPSPAQNNENIDEEAYPIEDGQMDLDPVLTEEIIASIPLRVLCQKDCQGLCPKCGANLNDNPCKCDKVKFEIHNKINL; via the coding sequence ATGAAAATCGAAGTAAAAAACCTGTTAAATCAGCCGGAAGGCAGCACCGAAAACTACCCTTTAGAGATAACTGCCCTACCGATTGATGAAGCCAAAGCCCAAATAACCGGCCAAGCTGTTTTGACTCATCTGGATGAATTTATCTTGGCCCAGATTAAAGGAGACGCTCACATCATCCAGCCCTGTAGCCGATGTCTGAAAGAAGTAATTTTGACTATCCCGCTGAATTTTTCCAGAGAATTTAAGACAGAGATTCCGAGTCCCGCCCAGAATAACGAAAACATAGACGAGGAGGCTTACCCGATTGAAGATGGACAAATGGATCTTGATCCTGTGCTCACCGAAGAAATTATTGCCAGTATTCCCCTCAGAGTGCTCTGTCAAAAAGATTGCCAGGGTCTGTGCCCAAAATGTGGAGCTAATTTAAATGACAATCCCTGTAAATGTGATAAAGTAAAGTTTGAAATACACAATAAGATAAATCTATAA
- the rpsP gene encoding 30S ribosomal protein S16 — translation MLVIRLSRKGRRNLPMYRITVAENSMPTDGKFVEIVGNYNPTDLGQPLVIQKDRVEYWISKGAKPTNTVAKLLNKQGFNLGVVQYHKAPKKVAKPAEAVAAVTVAEKPTEEVPEPTVEEQPAAEVITETTPEVETPVTESTETPSEDATESNSDAGIGVADVKTE, via the coding sequence TTGCTAGTTATCAGATTATCCCGTAAAGGCAGACGCAACCTACCGATGTACCGCATTACGGTCGCGGAAAATAGTATGCCTACGGATGGAAAATTTGTCGAGATAGTAGGGAATTATAACCCCACTGATTTAGGCCAACCCCTGGTCATTCAAAAAGATCGGGTGGAATATTGGATTTCTAAAGGCGCCAAGCCTACTAATACTGTAGCTAAGCTTTTGAATAAGCAAGGGTTTAATTTGGGGGTGGTGCAGTATCATAAGGCGCCAAAGAAGGTGGCGAAGCCGGCAGAAGCGGTAGCGGCAGTCACAGTGGCTGAAAAGCCGACCGAGGAAGTGCCAGAGCCAACAGTTGAAGAGCAACCGGCGGCAGAAGTAATTACTGAAACAACCCCGGAAGTAGAAACCCCGGTGACAGAATCAACAGAAACACCTTCTGAAGACGCGACTGAAAGTAATTCTGATGCAGGAATCGGAGTCGCTGACGTGAAAACTGAGTAA
- a CDS encoding KH domain-containing protein, which yields MGDKDKNFVEYVVKAIVDNPDKVQVERKVDEMGVLIELTVAPEDMGKIIGKEGQTAKAVRTLLRVLGAQINARINLKIIEPEGGSGRRSEASESRSASAPGTTTKEDLQELTAE from the coding sequence ATGGGCGATAAAGATAAGAATTTCGTTGAATACGTGGTGAAAGCCATCGTCGATAATCCGGACAAAGTTCAGGTAGAGCGCAAGGTTGACGAAATGGGCGTGTTGATCGAATTAACAGTGGCTCCAGAAGATATGGGCAAGATTATCGGCAAAGAGGGTCAAACCGCTAAAGCCGTGCGGACCTTACTTCGGGTATTAGGAGCGCAAATTAACGCACGTATTAATCTCAAGATTATCGAGCCAGAAGGCGGCTCTGGTCGGCGCTCAGAAGCAAGTGAATCTCGCAGCGCCAGTGCGCCGGGAACTACCACTAAAGAGGATTTGCAGGAATTAACTGCCGAATAA
- the trmD gene encoding tRNA (guanosine(37)-N1)-methyltransferase TrmD, translating to MRFTFITIFPGLIEDFCKEGLLAKAVRTRKIKVETINPRDFTADPHRTVDDLPYGGGQAGMIMKVEPLVAAIRKAVGSKKSKDTLVILLSPSKKVWQQKLAIQFAKRYQHIVFVCGRYEGVDARVEKYIDAKISIGEFVLMGGEVAGLAVLESIARLLPGVIGNEPSLTDESYGQKFHLEYPQYTRPEVFEGNKVPKVLLSGHHQKIELWRKQHSAPVIPDRIAKGKPGSGIQKEK from the coding sequence ATGAGGTTCACATTTATTACAATTTTTCCGGGGTTGATTGAAGACTTCTGTAAAGAAGGATTATTAGCGAAAGCGGTTCGGACTCGCAAGATCAAGGTCGAGACGATCAATCCTCGGGATTTTACCGCTGATCCGCATCGCACTGTGGATGACTTGCCTTACGGCGGAGGCCAAGCCGGAATGATTATGAAAGTTGAGCCGTTGGTCGCGGCGATCAGGAAAGCAGTCGGCTCCAAAAAATCTAAGGATACATTAGTAATCTTGCTATCGCCGAGTAAAAAAGTCTGGCAACAAAAGTTAGCGATTCAGTTTGCCAAAAGATATCAGCATATTGTTTTTGTCTGTGGCCGGTACGAAGGGGTAGATGCGCGAGTGGAGAAATATATCGATGCTAAAATCAGTATCGGTGAATTTGTGTTGATGGGTGGCGAAGTGGCTGGGTTGGCTGTATTAGAATCTATCGCGCGGTTACTCCCGGGAGTTATTGGCAATGAACCATCATTAACAGATGAGAGTTATGGTCAAAAATTTCATTTAGAATATCCGCAATATACTCGGCCGGAAGTGTTTGAGGGCAACAAAGTGCCCAAGGTTCTCTTGTCCGGCCACCATCAAAAAATCGAATTATGGCGGAAGCAACATAGCGCTCCTGTCATCCCGGACCGGATTGCCAAAGGCAAACCAGGATCCGGGATCCAGAAAGAAAAATAA